CCCTCACGACCCTGCTCTCACAGCGCTTCCCTCTTCGCCAGTTCGAGCTTCACCTGGCGGGGCACACCTTAAGCCTGACCACGGCGCAGAGCATGGACGAACTTATCGACCGTATCACCGAAGACGAATTTCGTAGAGATGAAAGACTCCCTTACTGGGCGGAACTCTGGCACTCTTCGATAGCTCTCGCCGAGTACATCGCAGAACATCCCGAGCTGACTGCGCAACGTAACGTTTTGGAAATCGGCTGTGGTCTAGGCCTGCCAGGCATTATCGCATCCCGGACCGGAGCTACCGTGACATTTTCCGATTACGACAACGATGCACTTCTGGCTTCGGAATTGAATCATGCCTGCAACGCGTCAGGAAGTGAGGCGGATTTTATCCTTCTGGATTACCGCTCGGCGCCGTCGCGGCGCTGGGAAGTTGTGCTTGCATCGGACATTGTGTACGAAAGACGCATGATCGAACCGGCATTGAATTTCCTTCGTGCGGCGGTATCAGAACAGGGATGTTTTATTATTGCCGAACCAAATCGACGAATCGCAGAACCCTTCATTGAGGGGCTTCGAGCTGTTGGATTCCATGTGGAGCACTCGCAACGACGGGCCGTTTTCTACGATCGTCCGGTGGATGTGGGCCTTTACGTTGGCCGTACGCTCAAGCAGGATTCCGTCACGAATCCATGATTGATTGCAGCCGGGTTACTGGAAAGGTGAGTCGTGCCGGGATTCGCCGTAAGTCGCTGTTGAGCATGAGAAACGAATGTCTCTTGAAACACTGAGAGACGTAATAACTGCACAAGCCGTCGAGGGCACGACGAAGTGATGGTTAAAAAGATGCAAACCTGCGGATTGTGTAGGTCATACAAGTGCGTTGACACAGGGGGATACTGATGGAACGCCCGAGTGGTTGAAAAAGTTCAGCGTGCGGTCGAGGTGCTTAACTGTGTGAGCAAGTCAACGATTTGCGTCCGGAGCTGGTCTGAAGGCGACAATCGGAGCGCCTCTTCGAGGAGTGTTTTTCCGCGTGGATCACGAAGCACGAGATACCCATATCCCATTAAGAACCGCAGTTCCGAGTCCTTGGGGTACTCTGTACATGCATGCCTGTATTCCGACTCCGCCTCTGACACACGACCGAGCATCAACAGTGCATTGCAGCGCAGAGCGGCGAGCTTCCCTGTGCCAAATCCCGAACGGGCAGCGATTCCTATTTCCCTCTCCGCACGATCGTAATCCTCCGCTGAAAATGCATCCATTCCTCGGACGATGCTCGCAGCCGCCCGCAAGTTATAACGGTGCTCAATGCGTGACACTACGTCCATCAGTGCAGGGTGAGCCTGCTGAAAATACGACTGGTAGACTACCGCAGCGGCCAACGAATCGATACCCTGCATCGTGATAGCATAATCGCGGCTGATTCCACGCCGTCGCAACCTCTCAGCGTCCGAGGACAGGTGTTGAAGCATCCATCGTGCGTGCGGAGTGAACACCAACGGATTTTTCGATGTCTCAACCATCACAGTCGAGAGAAACAGTCGGTAGTGTTCAGCGTATCCAAGCCGCTCTATCATGCGCTTCTCGATTCGCAATTCGTTCTGATAATCTCCGATGTGCAGATAGTGTTTTCGTAGAGTTTCAAACCCGCTCAGTGCGTAATCGGCATACATGCTCTCGGAATCCAATTCCACAATGTCCTCGAATCGCCGGGTTGATGATTCCGTCGACACGTTTCCCACAATCCAAGGAAAGACAGCTATCATGGAAAGGAGGGCCAGGGCGTTGACCGGACCACGCCTGTCAGGGTAGTCATGTACTACAAGGTGAAAGGCAAGGAACGAAAGGAACACGCCAAGAGGCGCTGCCAAATCCCAATCCCTTGCCCATCCAAACCCTGCATTTGCGAATACAAGAAACATGCTGTAAAAAAAGAATGCCAGTCCCAGGAATTGTACCGCGGGAGAGCCCTCCCCCTCCGTTTTCCGCAACCAGATACGTCGAAGCAGGAGATAGAACAAGGACGCAGGTGCCATCAAAAGTGGAAGTTGGAAAAGATCCGACAAATGGGCAAGAGACAACAGCGTGTAGCTCTGGTCACCCGCACCAGATGTCATTGTTATCGCCGGGATCACAATCCGTCCATCCTGCTTCCACAGTCCCGAAATCCAGTACACGGAAATTCCGAGCACTAGAATTGCCGCACAACCCAATATCAGAGTTTTGGACAAAATCCGTCTGGGAGGCCCGCTACGCGACGAATGGAGGAGGAGATACAGCAACGAGGGCAGAAGGGCGATCGTCGAATAGTGAGCCCCGCAGGCGGCAATACATGCCAAGACGGCCGGCCACACTGATCCGCCATCCAACGCGCGGAGAGCAAGGAGGAGATAGATGAGCGTGCAGACATACACCGGTGTGTAAAATTCGACATACCCGAAAAAAAATAAGGTGCCCGCATTCCCAAGTACGATCATCAGGAGCGGCAACCGGCGCTCCTTTGACGGAATCCACCACAGAGCCAATATAGCAGCTATCGCCAGCACGACAGACAGGATATGGAAGGGAAAGGTGCTGGTTTCCGGCATCGACAAGCCTACTGTGTGCAGGATCCAGGGTGTAGACCGCGCGATGAACACGATGGCAGTCCCTGCAATTGGAGCTGATCGGATATTGTTCAGAATCTCGCTTGTATATGATTCCTGCTGGCCGAGCTTGTACACCTCGGGAACTATGTTATTCCCATCGCCGTAGAAGAAGGTCTTCATAGGAAACAGCACTATACCAAGAAGCAAAACTCCTGCTATGATCCAAAAAACGGTGCTTTCGCTGCGGCCACGACCATCTATCGTGCCGTGCAACCGTTTGTACACTGCTGGATGGAAAAGGAGCAGCATTGGAGCGGTGAGAAACAGCGCGCTAAACCAATCCATCGCAGCCAGGATGTTAATGCCCCAAAGACGAGTCTGTGCGAGAAGCAGCCCGGCGATACGCGTCGACATCACGAGTAGTATGAGAATCACGATGACGATCGGGATGGCGGGTCGTTCGACTGAAAACGGAGGTGCTTGTCTTTTCATGTGATGTCTCATCGATGATCGAGGAAAACTCCCCGCAATTTGGAAAAAAAACCAGTAGGCAAATAATTTCAGCAAGAGTACAATGCCTTCGACGGATTTTGTATCATTACGAAACCGCCCGTATGGTTATTCGTAGACGTCGTTCTTTCTCGAATGAGTTGAACCACCTTCACCTACAGTTATATCTGATGCGCCTTCTCGCCTTCGTGTTACTCTTCTCCTCTGCAGCCCTTGCGCAAACCACTGTGACTGGCGTCGTGCTCGAAAGGGGAAGCGGTCAGCCCCTGCAATTCGCCTCAGTACGTGTCGAAGGCGAGGCCACGGGAAGTACTACTGACCGCAAGGGACGGTTTACCCTCCATCTCGATAAGGGCAGACACGTCATTATCGCGAGCTATATCGGGTACACGAGTGAAAGGAAAGTGGTCGAGAGTCTTGGATCGCCATTGGAACTGACATTTCATCTCCTCGAGAGTCGGATCGAGATGCCCGAATTTGTCGTCACCCCAGGCGACAATCCCGCGCTCGCAATTATCAAACAAGCCATTGAAAGCAAGGAACGTCGCAAGGAGCGCCTGCTAAATTATCGTCTCACATCCCACTCAAAACTTGTTGTCATGATAGATAAACTCGACGGCGGAATTGTGGATGTGGGTGCGGGCAACGCTCGCATGGCTCAATTCTCCGACAGTGGAGCGACAGCTATTCTAGAAACTCAAACTGATGCGTTCTGGGCCCGCCCAGACCGCTACAAAGAAATCATCAAGGCACGCAAGCAGACGGCAACCATTCCATCCCGTTCGAATATTCTGATAAGCTCGTTCTTCATCATTGATTTTTCAAGCGATCTGCTGCAACTCAGCGACAGAGCCAAGGTTGTCGGACCGATATCCAACGCAGGGCTTCGCAACTATGATTATACACTCACAGGCACGACACTTCTGGACGGTGCACGCCTGCATGTGATCACCATAAAACCTCTGAACGAGAACGATCCGCTACTTGAAGGAACACTGTATATCGCAGATGGTAGCTTTGCTCTCGCCATGGTTGATGTGCGATTGAACCAGGCGGCAAAACCCACCTTCTTCAAAGATTTGCGTTTCCGCCAGAATTTCCGCCTGTTTGAAAACTCGTTCTGGATGCCGACCGATGTCGTGGTGGATGCATCCGTGGAAATTTCGATGATTGTCAACCTGAAGATGAGAATCGACGGATTTTCTGTATTGCAGGATTACGTGATCAACGACGACAGCACAGAGACCGTTTTCGACCGAACTCGAATCAAGGTCCTGAAAGAAGCGGATGAACGGGATTCTCTGTATTGGTCCATGAATCAAAAGCTCATCAATTCGGACCAAGAGTTGGATGCCTACAGGCGCGCGGATAGCATGAAAGCTATATTCGACGAGACGCGGAACGATTTCGCGCTCACGGATGCCATCTTTGGGAAGTCACTCGTATATGACAGAACCCGCGTGACTCTGCCTGGACTTCTCGGTCTCTATCACTTCAATCGAGTCGAGGGTCATGCTCTTGCATTCAGCACGTCCGTCGTTCGTCCCATCACGACACTCGAGCGAATTCGGGCTGGCTTCGGATACGGCTTCCAAGATTCGAAACTAAAGTGGGATGCAGAATTTGCTGTCGAGCCTGCCGACCGTCTCACTCTCCGGGTTGGAGGATTCGACCGTCTTGCGCCAATAGACGAGGGCACGAGCATGCTCTCAGAGTTTAATACCACTGTTTCGAATCTCTTTACGAAATACGATGACAAGGATTATTTCCGAACGATGGGTGTGAGCGGCTCAATCAGCACCGATCCGCTCCTGCTTCTCCCTCTTACCGTGACTGTTATCCATCAGAAGTACTTTAGTGTCCCGAAGAGTACTGAATGGAGTATCGCGCGCAGATCCTGGAACTACCGGCCCAATCCACCAGTGAACGACGGAACCATCACTTCGTTCGGCGCGGCCATCAGTTTCGACGACAGGCTTCTCTTCGACAATGCCGGTGAGATTCGCCGCTTTGGAATGCGTCGGCATGTGCCCACGCTGAGATACGAATACAGCGTAATGGATCTCAGCGGCACGGCGTCTTCATTTTGGTTTCTGTCCTTTTCGTTAAACGGTTCATTCGACCTCGACCGTTTTGGTGCACTAAGCTATCGGCTTTCGGCCGCCACAAGCTCTGGTGGCGTCCCAACCCAGAGGATTCTGTCACTCACAGGCAGCGTGCCCTATTTGGCTGATTCGTGGAGATTCCGAACACTGCAGCCACGTGAATTCGGCGGGGATAGGCGCCTGACATTATTTCTCGAGAACGATTTCGGTGATCAGATCTTCCGTTGGCTGCACATCCCACTTCTAGAGAGCAGCGGTTTTGGTTTGCGTGTTTTCGCCTCCGCGGGCTGGACGGACTTGCGTTCGGAGTCGCGGATGTATCAAACAGTGCCTGTTTTACAAAGCACCGTCCCAATGTACGAGGCAGGATTCTCTGTCGACCGAATCCTACTTGTGTTCCGGGTTGATTTTGGGTGGCGACTCTCCCATTTCCATCAAGGACGCAATTTTTTCGTCGGTATCTCGACACCCCTGTCATTTTGACACCTTCATTGCGTCAAACTGTCGACAGTATGCGCGCATCGGGAAGTGAAGACGCGTGTTTTTGTTAGGAAGCTCCTTTGGATATTTCGGAAGAAGAGCCGCTGAACTGATCGCCTCGGAGAATCATACGACGGTCCGAAGGCGTGACAGACATAGCGCCATCAATCTCCAGATCGGAAGGCGAGAGCGTGTCGCGGAAGTGTCTGCCGCATGTGCATGTCCGCGAATCTCCAGGAATGAACGGCGTTTCTTGCGAGTACCACCGTGGGAAATGAATTCGATATTCCGATTTTCTTAAGAACGTCGACAAAGTGTTCAGCCCGATCGATGTTCCCCTTCTGGCCATCAAAGGCAGCCGATTGTACATGGAAACTCATGGATTTCAGATATCGCAAGGATTCCCCGCGTGCCGTGGCGATGATATCTGTTGGATTCCATTTTTTCATGAACTCAACATCCCTTGGACGTCCGA
This is a stretch of genomic DNA from Ignavibacteriota bacterium. It encodes these proteins:
- a CDS encoding carboxypeptidase-like regulatory domain-containing protein → MRLLAFVLLFSSAALAQTTVTGVVLERGSGQPLQFASVRVEGEATGSTTDRKGRFTLHLDKGRHVIIASYIGYTSERKVVESLGSPLELTFHLLESRIEMPEFVVTPGDNPALAIIKQAIESKERRKERLLNYRLTSHSKLVVMIDKLDGGIVDVGAGNARMAQFSDSGATAILETQTDAFWARPDRYKEIIKARKQTATIPSRSNILISSFFIIDFSSDLLQLSDRAKVVGPISNAGLRNYDYTLTGTTLLDGARLHVITIKPLNENDPLLEGTLYIADGSFALAMVDVRLNQAAKPTFFKDLRFRQNFRLFENSFWMPTDVVVDASVEISMIVNLKMRIDGFSVLQDYVINDDSTETVFDRTRIKVLKEADERDSLYWSMNQKLINSDQELDAYRRADSMKAIFDETRNDFALTDAIFGKSLVYDRTRVTLPGLLGLYHFNRVEGHALAFSTSVVRPITTLERIRAGFGYGFQDSKLKWDAEFAVEPADRLTLRVGGFDRLAPIDEGTSMLSEFNTTVSNLFTKYDDKDYFRTMGVSGSISTDPLLLLPLTVTVIHQKYFSVPKSTEWSIARRSWNYRPNPPVNDGTITSFGAAISFDDRLLFDNAGEIRRFGMRRHVPTLRYEYSVMDLSGTASSFWFLSFSLNGSFDLDRFGALSYRLSAATSSGGVPTQRILSLTGSVPYLADSWRFRTLQPREFGGDRRLTLFLENDFGDQIFRWLHIPLLESSGFGLRVFASAGWTDLRSESRMYQTVPVLQSTVPMYEAGFSVDRILLVFRVDFGWRLSHFHQGRNFFVGISTPLSF
- a CDS encoding methyltransferase codes for the protein MDELIDRITEDEFRRDERLPYWAELWHSSIALAEYIAEHPELTAQRNVLEIGCGLGLPGIIASRTGATVTFSDYDNDALLASELNHACNASGSEADFILLDYRSAPSRRWEVVLASDIVYERRMIEPALNFLRAAVSEQGCFIIAEPNRRIAEPFIEGLRAVGFHVEHSQRRAVFYDRPVDVGLYVGRTLKQDSVTNP